One genomic region from Stutzerimonas decontaminans encodes:
- the pilG gene encoding twitching motility response regulator PilG has product MEQHSEGLKVMVIDDSKTIRRTAETLLKKVGCDVITAVDGFDALAKIADTHPRIIFVDIMMPRLDGYQTCALIKNNSSFKSTPVIMLSSKDGLFDKAKGRIVGSDQYLTKPFSKEELLGAIKAHVPDFAPVEQAS; this is encoded by the coding sequence ATGGAACAGCACTCCGAGGGCTTGAAGGTCATGGTGATCGACGATTCGAAAACGATTCGTCGCACTGCTGAAACCCTGCTGAAAAAAGTAGGTTGCGATGTCATCACCGCAGTGGACGGTTTCGATGCGCTCGCCAAGATTGCGGATACTCATCCCCGTATCATCTTCGTCGATATTATGATGCCCAGGCTGGATGGTTATCAGACCTGCGCGTTGATCAAGAACAACAGTTCCTTCAAGTCGACGCCGGTGATCATGCTGTCTTCCAAAGATGGTCTGTTCGACAAGGCGAAAGGGCGTATTGTCGGCTCCGATCAATACCTCACCAAGCCGTTCAGCAAAGAAGAGCTGCTCGGTGCGATCAAGGCCCATGTCCCTGATTTCGCGCCGGTGGAGCAAGCATCCTGA
- a CDS encoding CheR family methyltransferase translates to MQPRFDWALEPLADMSPAELHDWQTLLEERSGMVVSERRRSFLQANLSARMREVGAPDYASYYRKVTSGPRGAVEWSTLMDRLTVQETRFFRHPASFELLGSYLGQRIEQGTPGRPLALWSVGCASGEETFSLAMATAEILAGRDSDGGFGVTGTDISLSALAKSRAGIYGARKLEQVEPSLRERYFLPLPDDRFQVIPALAARVCFARLNVLELASSPISGMDVIFCQNLLIYFRRWRRREILNRLADCLAPGGLLVIGVGEVVGWQHSELLPVANDQVLAFTRKSL, encoded by the coding sequence ATGCAGCCGAGGTTTGACTGGGCATTGGAGCCCTTGGCCGATATGTCGCCGGCGGAACTCCATGACTGGCAGACGCTTCTCGAAGAGCGTTCCGGCATGGTCGTCAGCGAACGCAGACGCAGCTTCCTGCAGGCCAATCTGAGTGCTCGCATGCGCGAGGTCGGTGCTCCCGACTACGCCAGTTACTACCGTAAGGTCACTTCTGGTCCTCGTGGTGCGGTTGAGTGGTCGACACTCATGGACAGGCTGACCGTGCAGGAAACACGTTTCTTCCGGCACCCCGCCTCTTTTGAGCTGCTCGGTTCTTATCTGGGCCAGCGCATCGAACAGGGGACGCCTGGGCGGCCCCTGGCGTTGTGGAGCGTAGGTTGCGCAAGTGGAGAGGAGACCTTTTCGCTGGCCATGGCCACTGCAGAAATACTGGCCGGGCGCGACTCCGATGGGGGTTTCGGGGTTACCGGAACCGACATCAGCTTGAGCGCTTTGGCCAAGTCCCGTGCAGGGATCTACGGCGCTCGCAAACTAGAGCAGGTCGAGCCGTCGCTGCGTGAGCGTTATTTCCTACCGCTGCCCGATGATCGTTTTCAAGTTATTCCTGCCCTGGCTGCACGTGTGTGCTTTGCAAGGCTCAATGTGCTGGAACTGGCGAGCTCGCCTATCTCCGGCATGGACGTCATTTTCTGTCAGAACCTACTGATCTACTTCCGCCGCTGGCGGCGTCGAGAGATCCTCAATCGCCTGGCGGATTGCCTGGCGCCCGGAGGATTGCTTGTGATCGGCGTCGGGGAGGTGGTCGGTTGGCAGCATTCGGAATTGCTTCCGGTGGCCAACGATCAGGTTCTGGCTTTTACCCGGAAAAGTTTATGA
- a CDS encoding chemotaxis protein CheW, with protein sequence MADMQTPFQQLLELDKRCRLYAAGLPSQQEAVQTWGGIGFRMGGRLFVAPMGEVGEILHEPRYTLLPGVKSWVKGVANVRGRLLPVMDLCGYFGLELSPLRKQRRVLVVDHQEVFAGLTVDEVFGMQHFPVEAFSEELPPIEASIQPFIHGVFQREQPWLVFSPHALATHQAFLDVAF encoded by the coding sequence ATGGCTGACATGCAAACGCCGTTTCAGCAGCTGCTGGAGCTAGATAAGCGATGCCGCCTGTACGCGGCAGGCCTGCCTTCTCAGCAGGAAGCCGTGCAGACCTGGGGAGGGATCGGCTTCCGTATGGGGGGGCGCTTGTTCGTCGCTCCGATGGGAGAGGTCGGCGAAATTCTTCATGAGCCGCGTTACACCCTTCTCCCTGGGGTCAAGAGCTGGGTCAAGGGTGTGGCAAACGTCCGCGGCCGGCTCCTGCCGGTGATGGATCTTTGTGGCTATTTCGGCTTAGAGCTTTCGCCTCTGCGCAAGCAGCGCAGGGTGCTTGTGGTCGATCACCAGGAAGTGTTCGCGGGGCTGACTGTCGACGAGGTCTTTGGCATGCAGCACTTCCCGGTAGAAGCTTTCTCGGAGGAATTGCCTCCGATAGAAGCATCTATTCAACCGTTTATTCATGGTGTGTTTCAGCGCGAGCAGCCCTGGCTGGTCTTCAGTCCGCACGCACTGGCTACGCATCAGGCGTTTTTAGACGTCGCTTTTTAG
- a CDS encoding energy transducer TonB, with product MNAAIRQPLPETTRVRPADRLGFTLFLAAALHLALILGLGFTQSEPKQISKTLEITLSTFKSEEKPKEADFLAQDNQQGSGTLEHKASPKTTEQAQFQDTEVRKVTPPAAPPRSTRPEPAKTVVTTRSPQRDKADVKQQTPPQPEPQAAPAFDSSQLSAEIASLEAELAQEVERYAKRPRVSRQNSAATMRDISAWYRDEWRKKVERIGNLNYPDEARRQQIYGSLRMLVTINRDGTIQELRVIESSGQPVLDDAALRIVRLAAPFAPFTGELAQKFDQVEIIRTWRFERGDRLSSR from the coding sequence ATGAACGCCGCTATCCGCCAACCCCTGCCTGAAACTACCCGAGTCCGCCCGGCGGACAGGCTCGGCTTCACGCTTTTTCTGGCTGCAGCACTGCACCTGGCGCTGATTCTCGGCCTGGGTTTCACGCAGTCGGAACCGAAACAGATTAGCAAGACGCTGGAAATCACCCTCTCGACGTTCAAGAGTGAGGAGAAGCCCAAGGAAGCCGACTTTCTCGCCCAGGACAATCAGCAGGGCAGCGGCACGCTGGAGCACAAGGCGTCGCCGAAAACCACCGAGCAAGCGCAATTCCAGGACACCGAGGTACGCAAGGTCACCCCGCCGGCAGCACCGCCTCGCAGTACCCGGCCGGAGCCGGCGAAGACCGTCGTCACCACTCGCAGCCCGCAGCGCGACAAGGCCGACGTCAAGCAACAGACCCCACCACAGCCTGAGCCGCAAGCCGCCCCGGCATTCGACAGCTCCCAGCTGAGCGCAGAGATCGCCAGCCTCGAAGCCGAACTGGCTCAAGAGGTCGAGCGCTATGCCAAGCGCCCCAGGGTCAGCCGACAGAACAGCGCCGCCACCATGCGCGATATCAGTGCCTGGTATCGAGATGAGTGGCGCAAGAAGGTCGAGCGCATCGGCAACCTCAACTATCCGGACGAAGCACGTCGTCAGCAGATCTACGGCAGCCTGCGCATGCTGGTAACCATCAACCGCGACGGCACCATCCAGGAGCTGCGCGTGATCGAGTCCTCGGGCCAGCCGGTGCTGGACGATGCCGCACTGCGTATCGTGCGCCTGGCAGCGCCGTTTGCTCCTTTCACTGGAGAACTGGCGCAGAAGTTCGATCAGGTCGAGATCATCCGTACCTGGCGTTTCGAGCGCGGCGACAGGCTTTCCAGCCGCTGA
- the pilH gene encoding twitching motility response regulator PilH, producing the protein MARVLIVDDSPTEMYKLTAMLEKHGHVVLKAENGADGVALARQEKPDAVLMDIVMPGLNGFQATRQLTKDSETSHIPVIIVTTKDQETDKVWGKRQGAKDYLTKPVDEATLLKTLNAVLAG; encoded by the coding sequence ATGGCTCGCGTTCTGATTGTTGATGATTCGCCGACTGAAATGTACAAGCTCACCGCCATGCTGGAGAAGCATGGTCATGTGGTGTTGAAGGCCGAAAATGGTGCCGATGGCGTTGCGCTGGCGCGTCAGGAGAAGCCGGACGCTGTGCTGATGGACATCGTCATGCCTGGGTTGAACGGTTTTCAGGCCACTCGTCAGCTGACCAAAGATTCTGAAACCAGTCACATTCCGGTGATCATCGTTACCACCAAAGATCAGGAAACCGATAAGGTCTGGGGCAAGCGCCAGGGCGCGAAGGATTACCTGACCAAGCCGGTGGATGAAGCCACGCTGCTGAAAACCCTGAATGCCGTTCTGGCGGGCTGA
- a CDS encoding methyl-accepting chemotaxis protein, with amino-acid sequence MRKIDANALLSGVRSNTLTTGLFVVLVVSIVLLFANFAYVNTQADHDNEYIAHAGELRVLSQQIAKDAVEAATGTQEAFASLKQARNDFNQRWAYLSQGNESIGLPAVPESLRAEVSAVEQDWSTLRRDTDAILSSEQTVLSLHQVASTLAETIPQLQVEYEEVVDILLESGAPAAQVSVAQRQSLLAERILGSVNKVLSGDQDSVQAADMFGRDASLFGRVLNAMIEGNVAMGITAVADEEARDRLSEIAELFQFVSGSVDEILETSPELFQVRESANSIFEVSQTLLDKTSALSQGLQSRADARYLNTILGYVLGALALASIILIGLVMVQETRRRLSETAEKNERNQAAILRLLDEIGDLADGDLTVAATVTEDFTGAIADSINYSIDQLRELVATINQTAVQVSGAAQETQATAMHLAEASEHQAQEIAGASAAINEMAVSIDQVSANAAESSAVAERSVAIANKGNEVVHNTITGMDNIREQIQDTSKRIKRLGESSQEIGDIVSLINDIADQTNILALNAAIQASMAGDAGRGFAVVADEVQRLAERSSAATKQIEALVKTIQTDTNEAVISMEQTTSEVVRGARLAQDAGVALEEIEKVSKTLAALIQNISNAARQQASSAGHISNTMNVIQEITSQTSSGTTATAKSIGNLAKMANEMRHSVSGFTLPDAPDQA; translated from the coding sequence ATCAGAAAAATAGATGCTAATGCTTTGTTGAGCGGGGTGCGCAGCAATACGCTGACCACCGGTTTGTTCGTTGTGCTGGTCGTTTCGATCGTATTGCTGTTCGCGAACTTCGCTTACGTCAATACGCAGGCGGATCACGATAACGAGTACATCGCTCACGCAGGAGAGCTGCGCGTACTGTCCCAGCAGATCGCCAAGGATGCCGTGGAAGCGGCGACTGGCACGCAGGAGGCGTTCGCGTCTCTGAAACAGGCCCGTAACGACTTCAACCAACGCTGGGCTTATCTCTCGCAGGGCAACGAGAGCATCGGTCTGCCGGCCGTGCCCGAGTCACTGCGCGCTGAGGTCAGCGCGGTGGAACAGGACTGGAGCACGCTGCGTCGGGACACCGATGCCATCCTTTCCAGCGAACAGACCGTTCTTTCGCTGCACCAGGTAGCCAGTACCCTGGCTGAAACCATCCCGCAGCTGCAGGTCGAGTATGAGGAAGTCGTCGACATTCTTTTGGAGAGTGGCGCACCGGCAGCTCAGGTTTCGGTAGCCCAGCGTCAATCCCTGCTGGCCGAACGTATTCTCGGCTCGGTGAACAAGGTGCTTTCCGGTGACCAGGACTCCGTTCAGGCAGCCGACATGTTCGGTCGCGATGCGAGCCTGTTCGGTCGCGTTCTGAATGCGATGATCGAAGGTAACGTCGCTATGGGCATTACCGCTGTGGCCGATGAAGAAGCGCGGGATCGTCTCTCTGAGATCGCAGAGCTCTTCCAGTTCGTATCCGGCTCGGTGGATGAAATTCTCGAAACGTCCCCTGAGCTGTTCCAGGTGCGCGAATCGGCGAACAGTATCTTCGAAGTTTCCCAGACCTTGCTGGACAAGACCTCTGCGCTGTCGCAAGGCCTGCAGAGTCGTGCCGATGCGCGTTATCTGAATACCATCCTCGGCTATGTGCTTGGTGCCCTGGCACTGGCTTCCATCATTCTTATCGGTCTGGTGATGGTTCAAGAAACACGTCGCCGTCTGAGCGAAACCGCCGAAAAGAACGAGCGTAACCAGGCAGCGATTCTGCGCCTGCTGGACGAAATCGGTGACCTTGCTGACGGTGACCTGACGGTAGCCGCCACCGTAACCGAAGACTTCACCGGTGCGATTGCAGACTCCATCAACTACTCCATCGACCAGCTGCGTGAACTGGTAGCCACCATTAACCAGACCGCTGTTCAGGTGTCGGGTGCGGCTCAGGAAACCCAGGCGACAGCAATGCATCTCGCCGAGGCGTCGGAACACCAGGCGCAGGAGATCGCCGGTGCCTCTGCGGCAATCAACGAAATGGCCGTTTCCATTGACCAGGTATCGGCCAACGCCGCGGAGTCTTCGGCGGTAGCGGAACGCTCGGTTGCCATCGCCAACAAGGGTAACGAGGTGGTGCACAACACCATCACTGGCATGGATAACATCCGCGAGCAGATCCAGGACACGTCCAAGCGGATCAAGCGTCTCGGTGAGTCGTCGCAGGAGATCGGTGACATCGTTAGCCTGATTAACGACATTGCCGACCAGACCAACATCCTTGCACTCAACGCGGCGATCCAGGCATCCATGGCCGGTGACGCAGGTCGCGGCTTCGCGGTGGTAGCGGACGAAGTACAGCGCCTGGCAGAGCGCTCTTCCGCAGCGACCAAGCAGATCGAGGCGCTGGTAAAGACCATTCAGACCGACACCAACGAGGCGGTCATCTCGATGGAGCAGACTACCTCCGAAGTAGTGCGCGGTGCTCGCCTGGCGCAGGACGCCGGTGTGGCACTGGAAGAGATCGAGAAGGTATCCAAGACGCTTGCGGCGCTGATCCAGAACATCTCCAACGCGGCACGTCAGCAGGCTTCTTCGGCCGGCCACATCTCCAACACCATGAACGTGATCCAGGAGATCACCTCGCAGACCTCGTCGGGCACCACGGCTACGGCCAAGAGCATCGGAAACTTGGCCAAGATGGCCAACGAGATGCGCCATTCCGTTTCCGGCTTTACCTTGCCGGATGCTCCGGATCAGGCCTGA
- the gshB gene encoding glutathione synthase, giving the protein MTVRVGIIMDPIAQIAFKKDSSLAMLLAAQARGWTLFYMEQRDLYQLGDQARARTCPLQVFNDPQRWFEKGDEIDMALADLDVILMRKDPPFNSEYVYATYLLELAEKAGTLVVNRPQSLRDCNEKFFATQFPQCTPPTLVSRRSDILREFATEHRDIILKPLDEMGGASIFRHREGDPNLSVILEVLTEHGSRQIMAQRYVPAIKDGDKRILMIDGEPIPYCLARIPAAGETRGNLAAGGRGVAQPLSDRDREIAAIVGPELRKRGLLFVGLDVIGDYLTEINITSPTCIREIDNAFDTRIGERLMDAIAAKLQA; this is encoded by the coding sequence ATGACCGTTCGCGTCGGGATCATCATGGACCCTATCGCGCAGATCGCCTTCAAGAAGGACAGCTCGCTGGCCATGTTGCTGGCCGCCCAGGCGCGAGGCTGGACACTGTTCTACATGGAACAGCGCGATCTCTATCAGCTCGGCGATCAGGCCCGCGCACGCACATGTCCACTGCAGGTATTCAATGACCCGCAGCGCTGGTTCGAGAAAGGCGACGAGATCGACATGGCTCTTGCCGACCTTGATGTAATCCTCATGCGCAAGGACCCACCATTCAACAGCGAGTACGTCTACGCAACCTATCTGCTGGAATTGGCAGAGAAGGCAGGAACACTGGTGGTCAATCGCCCACAGAGCCTGCGCGACTGCAACGAGAAATTCTTCGCCACTCAGTTTCCGCAATGCACGCCACCGACACTGGTCAGCCGGCGTTCTGACATTCTCCGCGAGTTCGCCACCGAGCACCGTGACATCATTCTCAAACCCCTCGACGAGATGGGCGGAGCCTCGATCTTTCGCCATCGCGAGGGCGACCCCAACCTTTCTGTCATTCTCGAAGTGCTCACCGAGCACGGCAGCCGTCAGATCATGGCGCAGCGCTACGTCCCCGCTATCAAGGACGGCGATAAGCGCATCCTGATGATCGATGGCGAGCCGATTCCCTACTGCCTGGCGCGAATTCCCGCTGCCGGTGAAACGCGCGGCAACCTGGCTGCTGGCGGCCGCGGCGTGGCCCAGCCATTGTCTGACCGTGATCGCGAGATCGCCGCAATCGTCGGACCGGAATTGCGCAAGCGCGGCCTGCTGTTCGTCGGACTGGATGTAATCGGCGATTACCTCACCGAAATCAACATCACCAGCCCGACCTGCATCCGCGAAATCGACAATGCGTTCGATACCCGCATTGGCGAGCGCCTCATGGATGCGATCGCAGCCAAGCTGCAAGCTTGA